A genomic segment from Sparus aurata chromosome 10, fSpaAur1.1, whole genome shotgun sequence encodes:
- the LOC115589661 gene encoding complement C1q-like protein 4, protein MCETGKIKVAFSALLQKGGAYGPFDKDTTLAYNKVHTNTGDAYNSCTGIFTAPVAGVYYFTFFYHAGGHHASELHLFKNCEMIVRSSDHKTGSDNADNGGNAAVLQLQQGDQVYVRMLAQKHVWAADNSTSFSGFLLS, encoded by the exons ATGTGTGAAACAG GCAAAATCAAGGTGGCATTCAGTGCACTATTACAGAAAGGTGGGGCATATGGACCATTTGATAAAGACACAACTCTGGCTTACAACAAAGTGCACACAAACACCGGTGATGCCTACAACAGCTGTACAG GTATCTTCACTGCACCTGTTGCAGGTGTTTATTATTTCACCTTCTTCTATCATGCTGGAGGACACCATGCATCAGAGCTGCATCTCTTCAAGAACTGTGAGATGATAGTCAGGTCATCTGATCACAAAACAGGCTCTGACAATGCTGATAATGGAGGAAATGCAGCtgtcctgcagctgcagcaaggAGACCAGGTTTATGTGCGCATGCTCgcacaaaaacatgtttggGCAGCTGACAATAGCACCTCCTTCAGTGGTTTCCTGCTCAGTTAG